One genomic window of Arachis duranensis cultivar V14167 unplaced genomic scaffold, aradu.V14167.gnm2.J7QH unplaced_Scaffold_343483, whole genome shotgun sequence includes the following:
- the LOC107465832 gene encoding uncharacterized protein LOC107465832, with product MSLRAMLVNVVRGRPYCDVASQTGCVHGRPFQYPIRTAYFNPDAPYDFPLSWLHPGGPGIPHPEEKMPPPPDYPPPPEPPLPDEPIPAQPIHELPPAPFVLDEWGVPMLPPELDPLPEQIEPPVFDEQQGHEYDQIMEVPPPSPDCILFGSYPFMVPVANSGSSAITPAEEEDEEEEDPEEDPNFIVISSDSDDDEPGEASAGEHHHSPRGFP from the exons ATGAGCCTTCGGGCAATGCTTGTGAATGTTGTGCGGGGACGCCCGTATTGTGATGTTGCTTCCCAGACAGGCTGCG TTCATGGTAGACCTTTCCAGTACCCTATTAGGACAGCATACTTTAATCCTGATGCACCTTATGATTTTCCTTTATCTTGGTTACACCCCGGCGGACCTGGGATACCTCATCCTGAGGAGAAGATGCCACCTCCACCTGACTATCCTCCTCCACCTGAACCTCCTCTACCTGATGAGCCTATACCTGCCCAGCCTATCCATGAGTTACCTCCTGCACCTTTTGTCCTTGATGAGTGGGGTGTTCCTATGTTGCCACCCGAGCTTGATCCTTTACCTGAGCAGATCGAGCCTCCTGTCTTTGATGAGCAGCAGGGACATGAGTATGATCAGATCATGGAGGTGCCACCTCCTTCTCCCGACTGTATTTTGTTTGGTAGCTATCCTTTTATGGTTCCTGTGGCCAACAGTGGTTCCTCTGCTATCACTCCGGCAGAAGAAGAggacgaggaagaagaagatccaGAGGAAGATCCTAACTTCATAGTTATCTCCTCTGACAGCGATGACGATGAGCCAGGCGAGGCATCGGCAGGCGAGCATCACCATTCGCCCCGTGGTTTTCCGTGA